In Laspinema palackyanum D2c, the genomic stretch AATAGATTGGAATTTCCCCCGGTGATTTGAATGAGTCCATTAATAATGGAAGCATCTCCACCCGTGACTCGTCCGAGGATATTTTGAATCTCTGGAGAGGATAAAAAATTGGCAACTTGACCCGCATTTAGGCCAAATTGCTCAAAACTATGGAATAAATTAAGACGATCGCCCGATAGGGTTCCGCCGGTAATATTAAACTGATTCCCCTCGGGGTTAACCTGAGTATTTGTCCCATCCGCCGCAGGGGCGATGGGTTGTGCAAAACTAGCGGGTGCAGTCAACATGGAGGAGAGCACCAACGCGATCGGCATCATGCTGAATTTGTTCATCTTATAGCCCTGTAATAATCACCCAAACCGAAATAAAGTGGCGATCGCAACCTGAGTCCCTTTCCAGTTTTAAGGCATCTCCGACAAAATCCCCGAGAGCAATCAATCTGGCGATCGCCCCCTCAATTAACCCATTGAGCCCCAATCCTGGCACGGGTTGCGTCTCCCGAAAAAATCCCATATTTAATAGCCAACTATTTTAGCATAGTATTTTTTTTTGTCAAGAAAAATTAAAAAAATAATCCAACCCGTCAAACTTGACTGCACCCCCGAATCCGAGTCCTGCTGATTGCGGATTCCTGTTTCCAATTTGTCTAACCCCCATTCCGCCCAGAATCCTCTTCAAATCTCCCCATTAAACCACCTGAAACGTAATCGATAAAGCCGCCATTTGTTCCGTTTGAGCAATGCGAGAACGTGGGTCAAATGAAGCCGTAATATTGCGAGTTTGGTTCAAATCAGCCCATAAATTTTCTACCGCCAAAACCGATTCCTCTTCCAACCCTAAAACCCCCTCCCTTGTCCCTCGCGCTGCGGCAATTTGTTGTAACTGTTGCAGGGAAGTCCGCAAGGGAGATAAACTGGCGATCGCCAAAATTTCCGCCGTCCCCAAAGGCGGTGAAATCGTCAACTTAAACGGGTCCCGACTGCCATCCGGAATCAACCGCGTTTCCCCCGCCTTCACCAACGCGGCATCAACCCCCGCCGTCCAACTATTCGGAAAAACCACCACCAATTCCCCCGTTGTCGTAATCACCAACAACGTCACATATAAATCCCGACTTTCCCCATTCGTAACCTCACACTGCACCTCCACCCCCACCGGAATCCTCGGAATCCCCCCTCCCCCGTTCGTAGTAACGACTTCAGTCGTTCTCCCCATCCCCCCCCGCGCAGTAAATGCACTCGCCGCAAACTGCGCCTGAGACCCCTGCAACACCTTCAACCCCATTGATACATTCAACCGCGAGGATTCCGCATTCAAAGTCAGCTTCACCAGTCGCGCCGCCAACAATGCCCGAAACTTACTCTTGAGGCGATCGCACCCCGCAACCACCGACTCTCCCACCGCCCCAAATGAACCGGGAATCAAGTCCAAACCCGCACCATATAACCCCAAACTGCCCACTGCCGGAACCTCTACCACCCCGGATTCCCTCACTTCCTGATGTAGCGCCTCCGTCATCCGTCCTAAAATATAATGCACCTGGGTTTCCCCCAAAGGCAATGCTTCCATCCGTTCCACCGCAGCAACTGCCTGTTTTGCTACCTCCAACTCTCCCCCCAACGACTCATCCAACCCAATCCGCAACGTGAGATTTTCCGGAATCGCCCGCGCCTGTTCCTGCAACAGCGCACCGGGTTTCACTCCTGCCGAAGGTGCGACTGCCTTTCCCTGCGCCACCAACCCCTGCCGTGACTCAATTTGAACCAATCCCCCGGCATCTCCCTCCGTCGCCAGTGCAAACACCGCATTGCGATCGAACGCCGTCAACGACTGAGGGTCAATTCCCCCTAACCACAGTTCCAGGCGATCGCCATTCACTGCCGTAATCACCGCCTCTGCCGGAATAGACTGTACCGGCAGAAAATAAGTCGGTTTTGATTCATTCCCGCTTCCCGGTTTCACCTCCATCTCCGGTACTTGCCGAGTCGAAGAAATTCGCATCGTCGTGCGTGCCACATTCCCCAAAACCGTCTTCACCCCGCGACTGCCCGTTTGCTGCCATAGATACTGCGTGAGAACATAAGTAAACGCCCCAGCAAAGAACCCTTCAAACGCCGCATCTGCCGCCAACTGAGTCGCTGCTGCCGAAGCAATCACCACCCCTTTTGCCACTCCCTTTTGCCGGTCCTCCACAAACTTTTCTTGTGAAATTCCCAACTTAGACACCCACTGTTGATGATATTCCTGTTCCTCCAAACTGGGATATCCACCTCCAGGAATTGCCCGAATCGTCAAATTTCCCCGCTTGCCACCCCCCGAGTGACAACTATCTAAAGTTACCGTAATATTTTCCGTATTAATTGCCGACATCCACAGGAACAAAGTCGCTCCCATAATATCAGAAACCATCGTCTGTTCTTCCTGAACTAACATCTGGCGATCGCTCGGAACAAAGGTACTATTCAACCGTTCCCGAGGATTCCCCAAGGGATTATAAGGATTAACCACCTGGGCACCATGTCCCGAAAAATGCAACACCACCACATCCCCCGGTTTTGCCTGAGCAATTAAATGAGATTCCACCGCCTCGATCAACCCCGCCCGAGTTGGTTTAATCGCCGTATCATCCGTCACCATCAAAATATCTTGTGGATTAAATCCAAACCGATGAATCAGCAATTCTTTCTGTAACTCAACATCGGTAATACATCCCCGCAACGGACTAACCTTAGCCAGAGAATAGTCATTAATTCCCACCAACAAAGCTAACTTACGCGGCGTATCCTGAGCCAAAACTTGAGCATACCGTAATCCTTGCCGCTGAATCTCTAATTGACTCCACCCTAAAGCGGCTAAAGCGGCACCCGCACCCTGAACAAAATAACGACGTTTCATAACACCCCTTGTAAAAATTTATCCACAATTTTAAACAGTATAAACCTAGACCAGATTCCCCCAATTTTACTAGAAAAATTGCCAAATTCCAACTCCCCCCTGTCCCAGGTTAGGGGAGTCTCTTCTGAACGTAGCAACAGTTTTCCTCTAAATAGAACACTTGGATAGGCCCTATTCTCACTATAAACTCCCCCCAACTCACTTAAATACCGCAAAAATTCTCTAAAAACATTAAAAAACTATAAAATTTTACAGAACTCAACTCTCAACCTATGTTATGGTGGCGAAAACCTTATCCTAATTTAACAAATTAAGACAGGTCCATCCACCCAAAATCTTGTCCAGACAAACCGACTGGATTCCACCTGTCTCCGCCAGAATCACAGAACCCCTTCTGTGAAAATCAGTGAAATCAGTGGTGTTACTAACCCAATTTTGCCATGCCAAAAATCTATTACTATCCTCCATCCTCTCCAGAACCCCCTGGGCATTCCGGACTATGGCTGCGGTATTTAATGGCAGTTGCCCTTGGCTTATTTTGTGGGGGAATGACCCTGCGATCGCATTTCAATAAACAGGATTATAAACGCGGGTATGAAGCCTATAAAACTGGGGATTGTCCAACGGCGATCGGCAACTTTAACGGCGTCATTCATCGCTGGAGTCCCGTAGATGCCCATCAACTCTCCCAGCGCGCCCAAACCCGAAAAACTGAATGCGAAGCCTATCAAAAAGCCATCACCGAACAACAAAACGGCCAATCGGTTTCCAGCCTAATTACTTATAACAATCTCCTCGCCAACCATCCCACCACCGAATTGCGGCCCCTCATCCATCAAAACGCCGCTCAACTGTTCAGTGAAACCAAACCCAGCCACCTCACAGAACCGGAATTTTGTCAACAATTGGAATCCTTCCGACGCCATGAAATCATCCCCGGAATAGGCGCAAAACTACCGGCATTCTACCGGGACTGTGGCGATCGGCAACAAGCCGAAGGAAAATATAGCCAAGCCGTCATTTTCTATGAACAATTTCTCAAAGCCTATCCCGACCATGAAATCGCCGCAAACATCAAAGAAAAATTAGTTCAAACCTTAATTGCCGAAGCCCAACAACAAGGCGCTGGAACCATCCTCCAACCCCGCGCCAGCGGCTATACCGAAAGCGGCTATACCGTCCTCCAAATCCAGAACGATTCCCCAGCACGAATGCAATTAGTCTTCAGCGGACCCGAAGACCGCATCGAAGAAATAGAACCCTGTTTTGACTGTGAAACCTACTTTGGCAAAGGCCCAGAAACCTGCCCCGGACTCGGACCCATTGGCCGCTACACCGTTCCTCCCGGAGACTACAAAATCGTTGTCAAATCCATCGATGAATACCAAGTCATTCCCTACCGAGGGGATTGGAACCTAGAGGATTCATTAACCTACCAACAATGCTTTTATATCATCCGAGATCCACTTCGACAACCGCAGCCGGTTGACCTAGATGCAGAGTTATCAAAGACAAGGGAACAGGAAAGGCGATCGGCCCCTTCCAATTACGGATTTTAACGCTCAAACCATAGTCCAAACTATTCAAAAATCAGGAGATAAAACAATGGTGCGTCAAGGGTTGTTACTTCTATTTCGTCCAGGATTGGCTATAACCGCAACTCTGCTACTAAGCTCAAGTGTTGCCCCGGTGAGTTCAGCGCAGGAGATGGACAAGTTATCAAAAATAACCGGAATTGGAGAGGGTTGGGTCGCTCAGTATCAGGGGAGTGCAGAGGGCGATCGGTTGCTGCAAGAAGGAGGGCAACTGTTTCAACAAGGGACAGCTGAATCATTACGTCAAGCCCTGCAAAAATTGCAATCTGCACACCAAGCATACCGTGCCGCAGGGGATGCAGCAAAAGAAGCAATCACTCTGTTAGGAATGGGTCGAATTTACGACTTACTCGCAGAGAAGCAAACTGCCCTAGACTACTTCAACCAATCCTTGTCCCTATCACGGCAAGTCGGGGATAAGACACAGGAAGCGACTACCCTCAACAATATTGGCCTGGTTTACTCCGACCTGGGAGACAAGCAAACGGCCCTAGATTACTACAACCAATCCTTGCCCCTGTCTCGGCAAGTGGGGGATAAGGCAGGGGAATCTGTTACCCTCAACAATATTGGCCTGGTTTACTCCGCCCTGGGAGACAAGCAAACGGCCCTTGACTACTACAACCAATCTTTGCCCCTGTCTCGGCAAGTGGGGGATAAGGCAACCGAAGCGATTACCCTCACCTCTATTGGCCTGGTTTACTCCGACCTGGGAGACAACCAAACGGCCCTAGATTACTTCAACCAATCCTTACCCCTGTCTCGGCAAGTGGGGGATAAGGCAGGGGAAGCTGTTACCCTCACCTCTATTGGCGGGGTTTACTACGCCCTGGGAGACAAGCAAACGGCGCTTGATTACTTCAACCAATCCTTGCCCCTATCTCAGCAAATGGGGTATAAGGCAGGGGAAGCAAGTACCCTCAACAATATTGGCATGGTTTACCACGCCCTGGGAGACAAGCAAACGGCCCTTGACTACTACGATCGATCTTTACCCCTGTCTCGGCAAGTGGGAGATAAGGCAGGGGAAGCAGGTACCCTCACCAATATTGGCGCGGTTTACAACGCCCTGGGAGACAAGCAAACCGCGCTTGACTACTTCAACCAGTCCTTGCCCCTGTCTCGGCAAGTGGGGGATAAGGCAGTGGAAGCTACTACCCTCTCCAATCTCGCTGTTCTCAAACGCACTCAAGGCAATCTCACGGAAGCGCTAACCGACATCGAAGCGGCCATTGCCATTATCGAAGACCTCCGCACCAAAATCGACAGCGAACAACTGCGCCAGTCCTACTTCGCCCAAGTGCAAAACCAAGGTGCTTACGAATTCTACATCGACTTGCTGATGCAACTGCACCAGCAAAACCCAGATAAAGGATATGACAAACAAGCCTTTAATGCCAGCGAACGCGCTCGCGCACGCACGTTGTTAGAAATCCTCGCTGAAGCCAATGCTGATATCCGCAGTGGGATTGACCCTGACCTGCGGGAGAAGGAAAGCAATTTACAGCAGCGCATCAACGCTACTGAATCCCAGCGCATGGAGTTATTCTCTGGAGAACATACCCCGGAACAAGCTAATGCGCTCAAGCAAGAACTGGATACTTTGTTGCGGCAACTGGATGAATTAAGGGCGGAAATTCGCCGCACTAGCCCCCGGTATGCTGCCCTGACTCAACCTCAACCCCTGACTTCGGAACAAATTCAGCAGCAGGTTCTTGATAATGATACTTTGCTCTTACAATATTCCCTAGGGGAAGACCGCAGCTTCCTGTGGGCAGTGACTCCGGATACTGTAGAGGTGTACGAACTCCCGCCGCGTGCTGAAATTGAGGAACTGGGAGAACAATTTTATCGGTTAATGCAAAATCCCGAGTATCGAGGTGAGAGTCGCAATATTACCGTGTCTCCTAACATTCCTCAAATCAATGCCTCTGCCACCGAACTGAGTCAGATGTTGCTATCTCCGGTTGCCGATAAATTGGCTGGGAAGCGGTTGTTAGTGGTTCCCGATGGGGTGTTGAATTTCATCCCCTTTGCTGCATTACCCACTCCGGGAAGTGGGGATGAGTTGACACCGTTGTTGGTAAATCATGAGATTATCAATCTACCTTCTTCCTCGACGTTAGCGATTCTGCGCGAACAAGATGCGGGACGGCAATTGGCCCCGAAAACGGTGGCGTTAATTGCAGACCCGGTGTTTGAACGGGATGACCAACGGGTAACGGGACAAACTTCGGTGAAGGCATCGGATTTAGGGCGGATGATGGTGAACCGTTCGGCGGATACCATTATCGGGCGTCCGATTCCGGCCCTACCGGGGACCAGGCAGGAAGCGGAGGCGATTCTGGGGTTAGTCCCGGCAGATGCGGCAATGTCCGCGTTTGATTTTGATGCCTCTCGTGCTACGGTAGCGAATACAGATTTAAGTGAGTATCAAATGGTTCATTTTGCTACTCATGGCTTTGTGAGTAGCAGTGCGCCGGAACTCTCGGGTTTGGTATTATCCCTGGTGGATGAACAGGGGAATGAGGTGGATGGCTTTTTCCGGCTGCATGACATTTTTAATCTCCAGTTGAATGCTCAGGTGGTGGTGTTGTCCGCTTGTCAAACGGGACTGGGGGATTCGATTCGCGGTGAGGGTTTGGTGGGCTTGACTCGGGGGTTTATGTATGCCGGAACTCCTCGGTTGGTGGTGTCTTTATGGAATGTGGATGACCAGGCAACGGCAGAGTTGATGTCGAGTTTTTATGGAAAGCTGCTTTCACAACAGATGACGCCAGCCCAAGCGTTGCGGGAGGCGCAGTTGGAGATGTTGGCCAGTGACGATCGCAAGTCTCCCTATTTTTGGGCAGCGTTTACATTGCAGGGGGAATGGAAGTGAGCTATTTTATCGGTTCCGGTCTTTCCCCTCCACGGGGACGATTTTCCGGGAAAAGTGGTGCGGTTGCTACCGGGAGTTGTGAGGAATAATCCGGTGGTGATGACGGTTGAAACAACGGAAAAAACAAGCGGAATGCGTTTTAAATACCGCATTCCTATTGGTTT encodes the following:
- a CDS encoding tetratricopeptide repeat protein yields the protein MPKIYYYPPSSPEPPGHSGLWLRYLMAVALGLFCGGMTLRSHFNKQDYKRGYEAYKTGDCPTAIGNFNGVIHRWSPVDAHQLSQRAQTRKTECEAYQKAITEQQNGQSVSSLITYNNLLANHPTTELRPLIHQNAAQLFSETKPSHLTEPEFCQQLESFRRHEIIPGIGAKLPAFYRDCGDRQQAEGKYSQAVIFYEQFLKAYPDHEIAANIKEKLVQTLIAEAQQQGAGTILQPRASGYTESGYTVLQIQNDSPARMQLVFSGPEDRIEEIEPCFDCETYFGKGPETCPGLGPIGRYTVPPGDYKIVVKSIDEYQVIPYRGDWNLEDSLTYQQCFYIIRDPLRQPQPVDLDAELSKTREQERRSAPSNYGF
- a CDS encoding caspase family protein, encoding MKRRYFVQGAGAALAALGWSQLEIQRQGLRYAQVLAQDTPRKLALLVGINDYSLAKVSPLRGCITDVELQKELLIHRFGFNPQDILMVTDDTAIKPTRAGLIEAVESHLIAQAKPGDVVVLHFSGHGAQVVNPYNPLGNPRERLNSTFVPSDRQMLVQEEQTMVSDIMGATLFLWMSAINTENITVTLDSCHSGGGKRGNLTIRAIPGGGYPSLEEQEYHQQWVSKLGISQEKFVEDRQKGVAKGVVIASAAATQLAADAAFEGFFAGAFTYVLTQYLWQQTGSRGVKTVLGNVARTTMRISSTRQVPEMEVKPGSGNESKPTYFLPVQSIPAEAVITAVNGDRLELWLGGIDPQSLTAFDRNAVFALATEGDAGGLVQIESRQGLVAQGKAVAPSAGVKPGALLQEQARAIPENLTLRIGLDESLGGELEVAKQAVAAVERMEALPLGETQVHYILGRMTEALHQEVRESGVVEVPAVGSLGLYGAGLDLIPGSFGAVGESVVAGCDRLKSKFRALLAARLVKLTLNAESSRLNVSMGLKVLQGSQAQFAASAFTARGGMGRTTEVVTTNGGGGIPRIPVGVEVQCEVTNGESRDLYVTLLVITTTGELVVVFPNSWTAGVDAALVKAGETRLIPDGSRDPFKLTISPPLGTAEILAIASLSPLRTSLQQLQQIAAARGTREGVLGLEEESVLAVENLWADLNQTRNITASFDPRSRIAQTEQMAALSITFQVV
- a CDS encoding CHAT domain-containing tetratricopeptide repeat protein, with the protein product MVRQGLLLLFRPGLAITATLLLSSSVAPVSSAQEMDKLSKITGIGEGWVAQYQGSAEGDRLLQEGGQLFQQGTAESLRQALQKLQSAHQAYRAAGDAAKEAITLLGMGRIYDLLAEKQTALDYFNQSLSLSRQVGDKTQEATTLNNIGLVYSDLGDKQTALDYYNQSLPLSRQVGDKAGESVTLNNIGLVYSALGDKQTALDYYNQSLPLSRQVGDKATEAITLTSIGLVYSDLGDNQTALDYFNQSLPLSRQVGDKAGEAVTLTSIGGVYYALGDKQTALDYFNQSLPLSQQMGYKAGEASTLNNIGMVYHALGDKQTALDYYDRSLPLSRQVGDKAGEAGTLTNIGAVYNALGDKQTALDYFNQSLPLSRQVGDKAVEATTLSNLAVLKRTQGNLTEALTDIEAAIAIIEDLRTKIDSEQLRQSYFAQVQNQGAYEFYIDLLMQLHQQNPDKGYDKQAFNASERARARTLLEILAEANADIRSGIDPDLREKESNLQQRINATESQRMELFSGEHTPEQANALKQELDTLLRQLDELRAEIRRTSPRYAALTQPQPLTSEQIQQQVLDNDTLLLQYSLGEDRSFLWAVTPDTVEVYELPPRAEIEELGEQFYRLMQNPEYRGESRNITVSPNIPQINASATELSQMLLSPVADKLAGKRLLVVPDGVLNFIPFAALPTPGSGDELTPLLVNHEIINLPSSSTLAILREQDAGRQLAPKTVALIADPVFERDDQRVTGQTSVKASDLGRMMVNRSADTIIGRPIPALPGTRQEAEAILGLVPADAAMSAFDFDASRATVANTDLSEYQMVHFATHGFVSSSAPELSGLVLSLVDEQGNEVDGFFRLHDIFNLQLNAQVVVLSACQTGLGDSIRGEGLVGLTRGFMYAGTPRLVVSLWNVDDQATAELMSSFYGKLLSQQMTPAQALREAQLEMLASDDRKSPYFWAAFTLQGEWK
- a CDS encoding filamentous hemagglutinin N-terminal domain-containing protein — its product is MMPIALVLSSMLTAPASFAQPIAPAADGTNTQVNPEGNQFNITGGTLSGDRLNLFHSFEQFGLNAGQVANFLSSPEIQNILGRVTGGDASIINGLIQITGGNSNL